From the Malus domestica chromosome 17, GDT2T_hap1 genome, one window contains:
- the LOC103404146 gene encoding cysteine-rich and transmembrane domain-containing protein WIH2-like: MSYQKAPQEPYPPPGYQYPPPGYPSAPPPPPPYEGYPPPPPPPYEGYPPPPPGYPHGYGPPPPLRDPPYEGYQGYFNQGYPPPPPPQQQQYEHYHCEHNNYQEQDGCMSFLRGCLAALCCCCLLEECCFF; this comes from the exons ATGAGTTACCAGAAAGCTCCCCAAGAACCCTACCCTCCTCCAG GATATCAGTATCCGCCGCCGGGCTACCCATCAGCTCCGCCGCCACCGCCGCCATATGAAGGGTACCCACCGCCGCCGCCTCCACCGTACGAAGgctatccaccaccaccacctggGTATCCTCACGGATACGGTCCGCCTCCGCCGCTGCGTGATCCACCGTACGAGGGGTACCAAGGTTATTTCAATCAGGGGTACCCTCCGCCACCTCCTCCGCAGCAGCAGCAATACGAGCACTATCACTGCGAGCATAACAATTACCAAGAGCAAGATGGTTGTATGTCTTTCTTACGAGGCTG TTTGGCTGCGCTATGCTGCTGCTGTTTGCTGGAGGAGTGCTGCTTCTTTTGA
- the LOC103404148 gene encoding GEM-like protein 5: MNHPNNEASQPPLYPSVSPPTHQNTNPFLPTPPAEDINPFHQTPPPMPPSSSEETPPHDASSPQNEKTQEPKQATHDQDIPSSSSGSSPPSIPPTPSEEEKSAQWGTHVMGHPAVPTSHPDNKKAALWGAAGSEQAQNPYLQYKPLDKSNNNSPMESMLHVFNSWTNKAESMANNIWHNLKTGTSVSGAAWAKMNLTAKAITGGGFEALYKQTFATYPNEKLHKSFASYLSTSTGPVAGTLYLSNFHTAFCSDRPLSFTAPSGQVTWSYYKIMVPLGNIATINPVVMRENPREKYIQIVTIDGHDFWFMGFVNYEKASRHLTQSISTFVASGVAVKPAVAADNDIAYQKPDKADY; encoded by the exons ATGAACCACCCCAATAACGAAGCATCCCAACCTCCCCTCTACCCCTCCGTTTCTCCTCCCACACACCAAAACACAAACCCTTTTCTACCAACACCTCCCGCTGAAGACATCAACCCTTTTCATCAAACACCTCCGCCAATGCCGCCATCCTCGTCCGAAGAAACACCTCCTCACGATGCATCCTCACCGCAGAATGAgaaaacccaagaaccaaaaCAAGCTACTCATGATCAAGATATTCCATCCTCATCAAGCGGCTCATCTCCTCCGTCAATCCCACCAACTCCAAGTGAGGAAGAAAAATCAGCGCAGTGGGGGACTCACGTCATGGGGCACCCTGCCGTCCCAACTAGCCATCCGGACAACAAAAAAGCAGCTCTGTGGGGTGCTGCCGGATCCGAGCAAGCCCAGAATCCCTACCTCCAGTACAAACCCCTTGACAAGTCCAACAACAACAGTCCAATGGAATCCATGCTCCACGTCTTCAACTCCTGGACCAACAAGGCCGAGTCCATGGCCAACAACATCTGGCACAact TGAAAACGGGGACATCGGTGTCTGGAGCTGCGTGGGCGAAGATGAACCTGACTGCGAAAGCAATAACAGGAGGAGGATTTGAGGCCCTGTACAAGCAGACATTTGCGACTTATCCCAACGAGAAGCTGCATAAGTCATTTGCCAGTTATCTCTCCACATCCACAGGACCAGTTGCCGGAACTCTTTACCTCTCTAATTTCCATACAGCTTTCTGCAGCGACCGCCCTTTGTCCTTCACCGCCCCCTCCGGCCAGGTCACCTGGAGCTACTACAAAATCATGGTACCATTGGGAAATATTGCAACTATCAATCCAGTGGTGATGAGGGAAAATCCAAGGGAAAAGTACATCCAGATTGTGACGATCGACGGCCATGATTTCTGGTTCATGGGTTTTGTTAATTACGAAAAGGCGTCGAGGCATTTGACCCAAAGTATTTCAACCTTTGTGGCATCTGGAGTTGCCGTCAAACCAGCCGTTGCTGCTGACAATGACATTGCATACCAGAAGCCTGACAAGGCTGACTATTAG
- the LOC103404166 gene encoding uncharacterized protein: MAISIGSALLSTVVALLLFTSVLASSDLPFIVAHKKASLNRLKSGVERVLVSIDIYNQGSSTAYDVSLSDDSWPQDIFEVVSGNTSKSWERLDAGAIISHSFELEAKEKLLFNGAPALITFRIPTKAALQESYSTPIFPLDVLADRPPEKKFQWVSSIK, encoded by the exons ATGGCGATTTCGATCGGCAGCGCTCTCCTCTCGACGGTGGTAGCTCTCTTGCTATTCACGTCGGTGCTCGCGAGCTCCGACTTGCCCTTCATCGTCGCCCACAAGAAGGCCTCCCTCAACCGGCTCAAGTCCGGCGTCGAGCGCGTCCTTGTCTCCATCGACATCTACAACCAAGGATCTTC AACGGCTTATGATGTAAGCTTGAGTGATGATAGCTGGCCTCAAGATATCTTTGAGGTTGTCAGCGGTAACACTTCCAAGTCATGGGAAAGGCTTGATGC AGGTGCCATTATATCCCACTCTTTTGAATTGGAGGCCAAAGAAAAATTACTTTTCAATGGTGCACCAGCTCTTATTACATTCCGCATTCCCACAAAGGCTGCTTTACAG GAGTCTTATTCAACTCCAATATTTCCTTTGGATGTTCTGGCAGACAGGCCTCCTGAGAAGAAGTTTCAGTGGGTAAGTTCCATTAAATAA
- the LOC103404165 gene encoding uncharacterized protein: MGCASSVYAIRGKKKLTVPEVVVFVPSTRIPAQSDVQKRLRGLIPKDLVDRLSSLRNQIVLVAEDTGGSAISELRRALEEYLSVLIGLTKREYGLERLVEFKWKCLEDGKQEACAANSWFEVLSVLHLMAMLTLSEADTLMIPLDHSGSTTRTVSSDSKREAVDLLLKASGYLEFCVRDVLVRIPPEIKKNLPKILRDGVLEAISYQTLGQGTEIQLGLAVECQKATLSVKRRLACEQLTYFSQAYHCLSGCDTNNGCGKKHIWFIKWKFLESKAAAYYYHGLILDKGNEPSCHVSAVCCFLAAEELVSESKKACLTFCLAAPVTRAPPLWGAMRHLHQKIPEVATRKSQMYGYLLEQEKVLQTLPDLPEFQLSLRPDDYQLPEIDQAWDSEKWEAEGQTLKEHLKDSDDEIETPE, translated from the exons ATGGGGTGCGCTTCTTCTGTTTATGCTATTCGAGGAAAGAAGAAGTTGACTGTCCCTGAAGTCGTGGTCTTTGTCCCGTCTACGCGAATCCCGGCTCAGTCTGATGTTCAAAAGCGTCTTAGAGGCCTCATTCCAAAAGATCTTGTTGACAGACTGTCGTCTCTTCGCAATCAGATTGTCTTAGTTGCAGAGGATACTG gtGGATCTGCTATATCAGAACTGCGGCGAGCATTGGAGGAGTACTTGTCTGTTTTAATTGGGCTCACCAAGAGAG AATATGGTCTGGAGAGATTGGTTGAATTCAAGTGGAAATGTTTGGAGGATGGAAAACAG GAAGCATGTGCGGCAAACTCCTGGTTTGAAGTACTGTCTGTTCTGCACCTGATGGCTATGCTTACATTGTCGGAGGCTGACACCTTGATGATCCCGCTCGACCATTCTGGTTCGACTACAAGGACAGTTTCTTCAG ATTCCAAGAGAGAAGCTGTCGACTTATTGCTCAAGGCATCCGGCTACTTGGAATTCTGTGTCCGGGATGTCCTGGTTCGCATACCACCCGAAATCAA GAAAAATTTGCCCAAAATTTTGCGGGATGGTGTGTTGGAGGCCATTTCTTATCAAACTCTAGGCCAG GGAACAGAAATCCAGCTTGGCTTAGCTGTTGAATGTCAGAAGGCCACATTGTCAGTTAAAAGGAGATTGGCATGTGAACAGTTGACCTATTTTAGTCAG GCCTATCACTGCTTGTCAGGATGCGACACAAATAATGGGTGCGGGAAGAAGCATATCTGGTTCATCAAATGGAAATTTCTCGAGTCAAAG GCTGCAGCATACTACTACCACGGCCTGATCCTTGACAAGGGCAATGAACCGTCATGCCACGTTAGCGCTGTGTGCTGTTTTCTTGCAGCGGAAGAACTTGTATCAGAGAGCAAGAAGGCTTGCTTAACCTTTTGCCTTGCAGCTCCAGTTACCAG GGCTCCTCCACTCTGGGGAGCTATGAGGCATTTGCATCAGAAAATTCCTGAAGTTGCAACAAGGAAATCCCAGATGTATGGCTACCTTTTAGAACAAGAAAA GGTTCTACAAACATTGCCTGACCTACCAGAATTTCAACTGTCATTAAGACCTGATGACTATCAGCTACCTGAAATCGACCAGGCCTGGGATTCCGAAAAGTGGGAAGCTGAGGGCCAGACCTTGAAAGAGCACCTAAAAGATAGCGACGACGAGATTGAAACTCCAGAGTGA
- the LOC103404164 gene encoding CASP-like protein 1F2 — MASETPKENSSSVLQVTSSGVPRRRMSLLTAQVALRISAIVFTLIAISVTVTNSQSVVVFGFKFEAHYSYSTAFKFLVGANVVVCAFSVLSLIFLSFFLRRSPSQHLKNYFVLFLHDMVMMVMMISGCAAATAIGYVGKYGEKKMTWQPTCGYVKEFCNKMTISLAFSYLAFSAYLFLTLIAAHNLMPRPTE, encoded by the exons ATGGCGTCAGAGACGCCCAAAGAGAATAGCTCCTCCGTCCTCCAAGTCACTTCTTCAGGCGTACCACGGCGGAGGATGTCTTTGTTGACCGCTCAAGTTGCTCTCAGAATCTCAGCCATTGTCTTCACACTCATCGCCATCTCCGTTACGGTCACCAACAGCCAATCCGTCGTCGTGTTCGGATTCAAGTTCGAAGCTCACTACTCCTACTCAACTGCCTTCAA GTTCTTGGTTGGTGCTAATGTTGTGGTGTGTGCCTTCTCAGTGCTCTCATTGATCTTCCTATCCTTCTTCTTACGCCGTTCTCCGTCTCAACACCTCAAAAACTACTTCGTTCTCTTCTTGCACGACATG gtgatgatggtgatgatgatatCCGGGTGCGCAGCCGCGACCGCAATCGGGTACGTGGGGAAGTATGGGGAGAAGAAAATGACTTGGCAGCCAACATGCGGTTATGTGAAGGAGTTCTGCAACAAAATGACCATTTCTCTTGCGTTTTCTTACCTGGCTTTCTCTGCCTACTTGTTTCTCACTCTCATAGCTGCTCATAATCTCATGCCTCGACCTACTGAATGA